The segment CGCGGCGCACGCCGTGAGTACGTTCGATGAAAGCTTTAAAGAAGGAAAGATAGAATGCTGCGCGTTCACGCCGGTCGTAAGCAAAACCAGAGCAGACCAGGGAGCGTTTGAGTTCCTGGATGGGGGAGACGTGGATGGTTTGGCCGTTGAGTTGGGCGCCTTCTCCGCGAGCGGCGGTGAAGAGCTCCTCCATCATCGGGTCGTAGATCACGCCCACGCTGCGTTTTCCTTCCAATAGCAGTGCCAGCGAAACACAGAATCGGGGATAGGCGTGCGCGTAATTGACTGTGCCGTCCAGGGGATCCAGGATCCAGAGGTGGGAGCTGCCTGTACGCTTCAAGTCTTGTTCCTCGCTGAGGATATCGTCTTTGGGGCGATGGGCGCGGAGCACCTGGAGGACCGTTTCTTCGGCCAGGCGGTCAATCTCCGTGACTGGATTGATTTCGTGGCCCGTGGCGTCCTTGTAGTCGATCTGTTGCACACGCCCGTAGTTCTTGCGCAGAACCAGTCCTGCTGCGTGTGCAGCTTCGACTGCCAGCTTGAGAAGCCCCTGGATTTCTTTGCGTTGCGAAGACATGCCGGAGTTTTAACAGACCCCGATACCAAAGTCAACCAAGCGCCGTTTCCGTTTCCGTGTCAGGCACCGGTGCCAGGCACCGGTGCCTGACACCGTGGAACAGCGGTGAAACACGGGGGGATTCTGTTAGAAAATCTGATTGACTGGATGAGATTTTCTGTATAATCTACATGACTGAGGCCGATCTGAGATAATGGCGGGACAAAAATGAAGCAAGCCAAATGGGAAGTTGATAAGCGTTTTCATCTTAGGGTAGCTCCGGACGAGCCAGTCTACACGATTAGTGTCGTTTGCCGTTTTGTGGAATTGCCTGTTTGGACTCTGCGCCAGCTTGATCGTCTGGGAGTTCTGTCTCCAACACGCACGGCTGGCCAAAGCCGTCTCTATTGCAGCCGTGATGTGGAGCGCCTGCGTTACATCAGATTTCTCATGCAGTCAGAAAAGGTCAACGCCAGTGGCGTGAAGATTATTTTGAAAACCAAGGGGTATCTTCGATGAACACCATGCGTACAGGGGTGTTACTCACAGTTTTAACGGTGATTTTGATATGGATGGGGCAGGCCATCGGCGGGGGGGCTGGTGCGAGCTTTGCCTTCTTGCTCGCGATCGGGATGAATGTGGGAAGTTGGTGGTTTAGCGATCGTATTGTGCTTGCGATGTATCGTGCGCAGCCCATTGAGCGGCATCAAGCTCCGGAGCTTTTCGGTATTGTGGAAGAGTGTGCGATGCGCGCCCAGATCCCCACGCCCAAGGTTTATGTTTTGCCGCAGGCCGCGCCCAACGCCTTTGCCACGGGCCGGGACCCGGCCCACGGTGCCGTGGCTGTGACTCAAGGC is part of the Candidatus Omnitrophota bacterium genome and harbors:
- a CDS encoding inositol monophosphatase, coding for MSSQRKEIQGLLKLAVEAAHAAGLVLRKNYGRVQQIDYKDATGHEINPVTEIDRLAEETVLQVLRAHRPKDDILSEEQDLKRTGSSHLWILDPLDGTVNYAHAYPRFCVSLALLLEGKRSVGVIYDPMMEELFTAARGEGAQLNGQTIHVSPIQELKRSLVCSGFAYDRRERAAFYLSFFKAFIERTHGVRRDGSAALNLAYTAAGRFEGFWEFGLSPWDIAAGCLLVEEAGGRITNMAGGPCELDGKEILASNGLIHEPMISVISEVLSAWSA
- a CDS encoding MerR family transcriptional regulator, giving the protein MKQAKWEVDKRFHLRVAPDEPVYTISVVCRFVELPVWTLRQLDRLGVLSPTRTAGQSRLYCSRDVERLRYIRFLMQSEKVNASGVKIILKTKGYLR
- a CDS encoding M48 family metalloprotease, with protein sequence MNTMRTGVLLTVLTVILIWMGQAIGGGAGASFAFLLAIGMNVGSWWFSDRIVLAMYRAQPIERHQAPELFGIVEECAMRAQIPTPKVYVLPQAAPNAFATGRDPAHGAVAVTQGLMALMDHDELKGVIAHELGHIRNRDTLVMCVAATIAGAITLLATMIRWAAIFGFGGRNSEDGPGNLLALLAMAIVAPLGATVVQLAISRSREFGADAQGA